A DNA window from Paralichthys olivaceus isolate ysfri-2021 chromosome 3, ASM2471397v2, whole genome shotgun sequence contains the following coding sequences:
- the tab3 gene encoding TGF-beta-activated kinase 1 and MAP3K7-binding protein 3, whose protein sequence is MAQGGSQLDYHILQDLKQRFPEIPEGVVSQCLLQNNNNLDLCCHLLAQESNRYLYGEFHHSPEEGRLSRNHMLHISLGYPGSEATKANGGVSGVGRSLVHSTSDSHIEPQRQSYPEPLSAPATMAPSPGYNPFFMNDQSRSASTPTPPPSMQGMSPTYSPVPRYTMNPITVTLSQTIPNVPQALQIPPGHYANSTNTTLYIRPSPSQSPQPAPWSSSGAPVYQHQQSPYSTPTYGSPYSSPQHQVQPQPQPQPQPQHQQYVFLPISSPTVPSMPYHHQQQPQQQPAVYRPYHTKGSLKNQIEITLEGPRPRSNSPVHTPHPQGALYMASSPSPSSPSRGITMSGPPGPAAFHPGMYLQHQGPARPRPASSPQPGQSAYTFKIKVSPGGQAQRPPSSPPVAEAESLLNIVDQGAHNAAPAPILPISALPGNITNQFQPMPRRTSSGSDDYAYTQALLLHQRARMERLLKELMLEKQKLEQLKADVNNMEYDALQRRFRRVNSTSHIPRPEEMTRLRSLNRQLQIDIDCTLKETDLLQSRGKFDPKAMNNFYDNIQSGPVVPPKPGKKEGEQGSKPTPRPQRDEDFEGAQWNCESCTFLNHPALNRCEQCEMPRYT, encoded by the exons ATGGCGCAGGGAGGCTCTCAGCTCGACTACCACATCCTGCAGGACCTCAAGCAGCGTTTCCCGGAGATCCCAGAAGGGGTAGTGTCACAGTGCCTTCTGCag aacaacaacaacctggatctctgctgccacctgctggctcAGGAAAGTAACAGATACCTGTATGGAGAGTTTCATCACAGTCCAGAGGAGGGGCGACTGAGCCGAAACCACATGCTCCACATTAGTCTGGGCTACCCAGGCTCGGAGGCGACTAAGGCCAATGGAGGAGTGTCAGGAGTAGGGCGCTCTCTAGTGCACAGCACGAGTGACAGTCACATTGAACCCCAGCGGCAGAGCTACCCTGAGCCACTGTCAGCCCCCGCCACCATGGCCCCCTCTCCTGGTTACAATCCTTTCTTTATGAACGATCAGAGCCGCTCAGCAAGTACTCCCACTCCTCCACCCTCTATGCAGGGCATGTCACCCACATACTCCCCTGTCCCACGCTACACTATGAACCCAATAACAGTCACACTTTCACAAACTATCCCCAACGTCCCGCAGGCTCTGCAGATCCCTCCTGGCCATTACGCTAACAGCACCAACACAACCCTGTATATTCGACCTTCACCCTCCCAGAGTCCTCAGCCAGCACCCTGGTCCTCTTCAGGGGCACCTGTCTATCAGCATCAGCAGTCCCCCTACAGTACTCCCACATATGGCTCACCTTACAGCTCCCCTCAGCATCAGGTCCAGCCTCAACCGCAGCCCCAGCCGCAACCCCAGCACCAGCAGTATGTCTTCCTCCCTATTAGCTCCCCAACTGTTCCCAGCATGCCCTATCATCACCAGCAACAACCCCAGCAACAGCCAGCGGTTTACAGGCCCTACCACACAAAAGGCTCCCTCAAGAACCAGATAGAGATTACCCTGGAGGGTCCACGACCTCGCAGCAACTCACCTGTGCACACCCCTCACCCCCAAGGAGCACTTTACATGGCCAGCAGCCCCTCCCCGAGCTCCCCTTCAAGGGGCATCACTATGAGTGGACCTCCAGGCCCAGCAGCCTTTCACCCTGGGATGTACCTGCAGCACCAGGGCCCTGCAAGGCCTCggcctgcctcctctcctcaaCCAGGCCAATCAGCCTACACTTTCAAAATCAAAGTGTCCCCCGGCGGCCAGGCCCAGAGGCCACCCAGCTCACCTCCTGTGGCTGAAGCAGAGTCGCTTCTCAACATAGTTGACCAAGGGGCACACAACGCTGCCCCTGCACCCATCCTGCCCATCTCCGCTCTACCAGGGAACATTACCAATCAGTTTCAGCCAATGCCCCGACGTACTAGCTCAGGCTCTGATGACTATGCCTACACACAAG ctctcctgcTCCACCAGCGGGCCAGGATGGAGCGTCTTTTGAAGGAGCTGATGCTGGAGAAGCAGAAACTAGAACAGCTCAAGGCTGATGTCAACAACATGGAGTATGACGCGCTTCAAAGGCGCTTTCGACGAGTAAATTCAACCAGTCATATACCTAGA CCTGAAGAAATGACCCGATTGCGGAGTTTGAACAGACAGCTTCAGATTGATATCGACTGTACCCTGAAGGAGACAGATCTACTGCAATCTAGAg GGAAGTTTGACCCGAAAGCAATGAACAACTTTTATGACAACATCCAGTCGGGTCCAGTTGTGCCGCCCAAACCTGGAAAGAAAG AGGGGGAGCAGGGCTCCAAGCCAACGCCGAGGCCTCAGAGGGACGAGGACTTTGAAGGCGCCCAGTGGAACTGTGAAAGCTGCACCTTCCTCAACCACCCTGCACTCAACCGCTGTGAACAGTGTGAGATGCCACGCTACACCTGA
- the tmem47 gene encoding transmembrane protein 47, producing MSYFRSDMASSVSGTEEVRVSVLTPLKLVGLVCVFLALCLDAGAMLSPAWVTADDQYYLSLWTSCWKPVSSEEWSCNSTLATDWQIAMLALLLGGAVLTLLSLLVALVSLCVGSRSRCYKPVAIMLFSAVVLQVCSLVLFPIKFIETVSLRVYHEFNWGYGLAWGSTIFSFGGAILYCLNPKNYEDYY from the exons atgagcTACTTTAGATCGGACATGGCTTCATCCGTGAGCGGCACAGAGGAGGTGCGGGTGTCGGTGCTGACGCCCCTGAAGTTGGTGGGACTGGTGTGCGTGTTCCTCGCGCTGTGCCTGGACGCCGGGGCCATGCTGAGTCCGGCGTGGGTGACGGCGGACGACCAGTATTATCTGTCCCTGTGGACGTCCTGCTGGAAGCCCGTCAGCTCCGAGGAGTGGTCCTGCAACAGCACGCTGGCCACGG ACTGGCAGATAGCCATGCTGGCCCTGCTGTTGGGGGGGGCGGTACTCACACTGCTCTCCCTCCTCGTGGCGTTGGTGTCCCTGTGCGTCGGCTCCAGAAGTCGCTGCTACAAGCCTGTGGCCATCATGCTGTTCTCTGCAG TGGTGCTTCAGGTGTGCAGCTTGGTCCTGTTCCCCATCAAGTTCATAGAGACGGTCAGTCTGAGGGTGTATCATGAGTTCAACTGGGGTTACGGTCTGGCCTGGGGGTCCACCATCTTCTCTTTTGGAGGCGCCATACTCTACTGCCTCAACCCCAAAAACTATGAAGACTACTACTAA